The following is a genomic window from Bacillota bacterium.
CACATTGAAGATCTTATGCTGCCGAACGCGTACTAGTATCGAAGTGGCGCTGGGTAAATATGTTTTCAATAAATTTTAAGGGGGTAAACAGATGGGCTTCATAATGATTGGTGAGCGGATCAACGGGATGTTTAAGGACATCGGGGAAGCGGTAGCCAAGTTTGACCCCAAGCCGATCCAGCACTGGGCAATTAAGCAAACCGAGGCAGGCGCCCATTACCTCGATGTCAATGTGGGTCCGACGGCGGAAGACAGAGTGAAATCAATGCGCTGGATGGTGGAGGTAATCCAGGAGGTATGTGATACACCTCTCTGCCTGGACTCCACTAACTACGATGCCATCGAAGCAGGATTGGAAGTTTGCAAGAAACCGGCAATTATCAACTCCTGTCCAGCCGAGCGGCCGAAGATTGAGCGCGTTTTTCCAATGGCAAAAAAGTACGGAGCAAGTATTATTGCTTTAACCATGGATAAGTCCGGAATTCCCAAGAGCGCCGACATGCGCGTTCAGTTTGCAATGGAACTGGTAGCCGCGGCCGATGAGTTTGGCCTCTCGCCGGAGGATCTCTTTATTGACCCGCTTATTCTCCCCTGCAACGTAGCCCAGGATCATGCTCCCGAAGTCCTTGAAGCACTGCGGCAAATTAAGCAGCTTTCCGATCCTCCACCGCGGACAACTCTGGGATTGAGCAACGTTTCCCAAAATACTCTTGATCGTCCCCTGATCAACCGCACTTACTGTGTCATGGCAATTACATGCGGTCTTGACTCTGCCATCATGGATGTTAATGACGATGCCCTTGTAGATGCAATTGCAACAGCTGATATGCTGCTGAACAGGGCCATTTACTGCGACTCCTACGCGAAAGTTTTCCGGCAAAGGTAACAGAGCAGCTGCGTAAAAGGGTTCCGGGTAGGGTCCCGCCTCTGGCACGGTGAGGCG
Proteins encoded in this region:
- a CDS encoding methyltetrahydrofolate cobalamin methyltransferase, whose translation is MGFIMIGERINGMFKDIGEAVAKFDPKPIQHWAIKQTEAGAHYLDVNVGPTAEDRVKSMRWMVEVIQEVCDTPLCLDSTNYDAIEAGLEVCKKPAIINSCPAERPKIERVFPMAKKYGASIIALTMDKSGIPKSADMRVQFAMELVAAADEFGLSPEDLFIDPLILPCNVAQDHAPEVLEALRQIKQLSDPPPRTTLGLSNVSQNTLDRPLINRTYCVMAITCGLDSAIMDVNDDALVDAIATADMLLNRAIYCDSYAKVFRQR